In Helianthus annuus cultivar XRQ/B chromosome 9, HanXRQr2.0-SUNRISE, whole genome shotgun sequence, the following are encoded in one genomic region:
- the LOC110874140 gene encoding uncharacterized protein LOC110874140, protein MNGASSISCMDNIFKSISSMSVGRHLKSQEIKDMLLKPHFEQQYSSRHQLFPLKGISTTQKVINSSYQLKDPRSNEQLLRPSGIFFVTDDLIVSPSSSQLAMNTLAKYKVTLNEIEKYEISIGLEEGLRLLKTTLRSRSTLTSILEHQLKK, encoded by the exons ATGAATGGTGCTTCTTCTATTAGTTGTATGGACAATATTTTTAAAAGCATTTCAAGTATGAGTGTCGGAAGACACCTCAAGTCCCAAGAGATCAAAGATATGCTGCTTAAACCTCATTTTGAGCAGCAGTATTCTTCAAGACACCAGCTGTTTCCTTTAAAAGGCATCTCGACTACACAAAAAGTGATCAACTCTTCTTATCAACTCAAAGATCCAAGGTCAAATGAACAATTACTACGACCATCTGGTATCTTTTTTGTGACCGATGATCTAATCGTATCCCCATCATCATCACAATTGGCCATGAATACTCTTGCAAAGTATAAAGTTACATTGAATGAGATTGAAAAGTATGAAATAAGCATTGGCTTGGAAGAG GGTTTAAGATTGCTGAAAACAACGCTACGATCTAGGTCGACTTTAACAAGCATTCTTGAACATCAACTGAAGAAGTGA